The following coding sequences lie in one Musa acuminata AAA Group cultivar baxijiao chromosome BXJ1-8, Cavendish_Baxijiao_AAA, whole genome shotgun sequence genomic window:
- the LOC135680326 gene encoding nuclear transport factor 2-like: MANRQPSAEVVGKAFIEQYYYVLRHHPEMVHQFYKESSKLGRPDDRGDVTSVTTIDGIKEKIMATRLGVPEIRKVDSQDSHNGGVLVHVTGRLIREDDVQRGFFQVFFLAPQETGYFVLNDILRYAGDIDGQGSAIDREETVPLPIDDVIATAYEVCDSMSNGESWTVQEKEPGNEICDSVNNGESSTVPERESSNEVLDVASDGCRVDTTLVQQMYKRTYAEVMKPKKGGAVKESAAAASKAVPTPTSDTPISTSGAAGNNTSVCIKNIPFGATPAHLEEHFKRFGPIKPGGIQVRTTKCQERPSCYGFVEFEMADSARNAIKASPIIISGRQVYIEQKKIFGSGVNDNRGRFPPVRGDGHLSAGARQHGNRSHFGGRAGNSRNY, encoded by the exons ATGGCGAACCGACAACCTTCTGCCGAAGTG GTCGGGAAAGCATTCATTGAGCAATACTATTATGTCCTTCGGCATCATCCGGAGATGGTTCACCAGTTCTACAAGGAAAGCAGCAAGCTTGGCCGTCCTGATGACCGTGGCGACGTGACATCGGTCACCACCATCGAT GGAATCAAGGAGAAGATAATGGCCACCAGATTGGGCGTACCAGAGATAAGGAAGGTGGACAGCCAGGACTCGCACAATGGTGGGGTGTTGGTCCACGTGACAGGGCGTCTCATCAGGGAGGACGATGTCCAGAGGGGCTTCTTCCAGGTCTTCTTCCTTGCTCCCCAGGAGACGGGATACTTTGTGCTCAATGACATACTACGGTATGCGGGAGATATCGACGGCCAGGGCTCTGCCATTG ATCGAGAAGAAACTGTGCCATTGCCCATCGATGATGTGATTGCTACAGCATATGAAGTCTGTGATTCTATGAGCAATGGCGAGAGCTGGACTGTCCAAGAGAAAGAACCGGGCAATGAGATATGTGATTCCGTGAACAATGGCGAGAGCTCGACTGTGCCAGAGAGAGAATCGAGCAATGAGGTGCTTGATGTAGCTTCTGATGGCTGTCGGGTTGATACAACTCTTGTTCAACAGATGTACAAAAGGACATATGCTGAAGTA ATGAAACCTAAGAAAGGTGGCGCTGTGAAGGAATCAGCTGCAGCGGCATCTAAAGCAGTCCCTACGCCAACATCTGATACGCCGATCTCCACTTCTGGTGCTGCTGGAAACAACACATCAGTGTGCATTAAAAACATACCCTTCGGTGCAACACCGGCTCATCTCGAGGAGCACTTCAAGAGGTTTGGTCCTATCAAGCCTGGTGGCATCCAAGTCAGAACCACTAAG TGCCAGGAACGTCCTTCTTGTTATGGCTTCGTCGAGTTCGAGATGGCCGATTCCGCCCGAAATGCGATAAAG GCTTCTCCCATAATTATATCTGGCCGTCAAGTCTACATCGAGCAAAAGAAAATATTTGGTTCAGGAG TTAATGATAACAGAGGAAGATTTCCACCTGTTAGAGGGGATGGGCACCTGAGTGCAGGAGCAAGACAGCACGGGAACAGAAGCCATTTTGGAGGCAGAGCTGGCAACTCGAGAAACTATTGA